One window of Cucurbita pepo subsp. pepo cultivar mu-cu-16 chromosome LG19, ASM280686v2, whole genome shotgun sequence genomic DNA carries:
- the LOC111782202 gene encoding uncharacterized protein LOC111782202, translating into MGLPRTQLMLIVQMLFLFVADPVVVRSVDIDSSASSLDALLQEYAYKGLVNPKTGVPYDAAAPSNMSGISIRALRLRSGSFRRYAVDSFKEFEIPMGVIVQPYVERLVLVYQNLGNWSEVYYPALPGYTYLAPVLGLLAYNGSNLSATNLPELKMRASGDPIHVKFDNIKSLPDGTVAKCVRFNLQGMPNFSSVESGNTCSTIQHGHFSIVVESIAPSPTPTSPPGTVPPPSRKKNTTKVWIIVGSVLGGALLMALLALLVVSICKLKKRKKMEEMERAADMGEPLQMATVGETKAPTATVTRTQPTLETEYVP; encoded by the coding sequence ATGGGGCTTCCTAGAACTCAGCTGATGCTGATTGTTCAaatgttgttcttgtttgttgCTGATCCGGTTGTGGTTCGGTCGGTCGATATCGATTCTTCAGCGAGTTCTCTTGATGCTCTTTTGCAAGAGTATGCTTATAAGGGTTTGGTTAATCCGAAAACTGGTGTTCCTTATGATGCTGCTGCTCCGTCGAACATGTCTGGTATTAGCATTCGAGCCTTGAGGCTGAGGAGTGGTAGTTTTAGACGGTACGCTGTTGATTCGTTCAAGGAGTTTGAGATCCCGATGGGGGTTATCGTGCAGCCGTATGTCGAGAGGCTTGTTTTGGTGTATCAGAATTTAGGTAACTGGTCTGAGGTGTATTACCCTGCATTGCCTGGTTATACCTACTTAGCACCAGTGTTGGGTCTTCTTGCTTACAATGGCTCTAATCTCTCTGCAACGAACCTTCCCGAGCTCAAAATGAGAGCTTCCGGGGACCCAATACACGTCAAGTTTGACAATATCAAGTCCCTCCCGGACGGGACAGTTGCAAAGTGTGTTCGGTTTAATCTTCAGGGAATGCCCAATTTTAGCAGTGTGGAGTCTGGAAACACATGTTCAACCATCCAACATGGTCATTTCTCCATCGTCGTCGAGTCCATTGCTCCTTCTCCTACACCAACGTCGCCCCCGGGGACTGTACCTCCACCTTCAAGGAAGAAAAACACCACGAAAGTGTGGATCATAGTAGGATCCGTGTTGGGTGGAGCATTGCTAATGGCGCTGCTCGCACTCCTCGTAGTTTCGATTTGCAagctaaagaaaagaaagaaaatggaagagatggAGAGAGCAGCAGACATGGGAGAACCTCTACAAATGGCAACGGTCGGCGAAACAAAAGCTCCGACAGCAACCGTGACACGAACGCAGCCGACTCTGGAGACAGAATACGTGCCTTGA